A single window of Mycolicibacterium aurum DNA harbors:
- a CDS encoding nitroreductase family protein: METWDAVRARRNVRTYRQDPIPEDALMRIAEAGWQSPSAKNRQPWDFVIVTDPEQLQELSTVWQGAGHIASAPAGIAIVAPEPPDERRRVVDQYDLGQATMAMAVTAADLGIGTAHSSVGDQDKARAILGVPDDHFVAYLLGVGYPADRPLKPINTPDRRPFDEVVHRGRW, from the coding sequence ATGGAAACCTGGGATGCCGTTCGCGCCCGCCGCAACGTCAGGACCTACCGGCAGGACCCGATTCCCGAGGATGCCCTGATGCGCATCGCCGAAGCGGGGTGGCAATCCCCGTCGGCGAAGAACCGGCAGCCATGGGACTTCGTGATCGTCACCGATCCCGAACAGCTGCAGGAACTCTCGACGGTGTGGCAGGGCGCCGGACACATCGCCTCGGCCCCGGCCGGCATCGCGATCGTGGCTCCGGAACCCCCCGACGAACGGCGCAGAGTGGTCGACCAGTACGACCTGGGGCAAGCCACCATGGCGATGGCGGTGACCGCCGCCGACCTGGGCATCGGGACGGCCCATTCCTCGGTCGGTGACCAGGACAAGGCCCGCGCCATCCTGGGTGTCCCGGACGATCACTTCGTGGCCTACCTGCTCGGCGTCGGCTATCCCGCCGATCGTCCGTTGAAGCCCATCAACACGCCGGACCGGCGTCCGTTCGACGAGGTTGTCCACCGCGGCCGGTGGTGA
- a CDS encoding TetR/AcrR family transcriptional regulator, whose translation MRSRGWAGCTPTSDEEAIARILDAVDEVVAETGSAMRLADVARRLGVTRQTVYRYFPNADALLIASAMRAADGFIDHVVEHVRGDKDPVTAVVECVSFAVEKLAGDPQLESLLAMRPEGEAITSLTSTTAITLCVSFFHRLDVDWQLHGFDDTALRGLADMTLRTLQSMLTDPDPASREAATLRRFVSRWLGPAILHQRMTSVQI comes from the coding sequence ATGCGTAGTCGCGGCTGGGCCGGTTGCACACCGACCTCAGACGAAGAGGCGATTGCCCGCATTCTGGATGCGGTCGATGAGGTGGTCGCCGAAACCGGATCAGCGATGCGTCTGGCCGACGTCGCCCGCAGGCTCGGGGTGACCCGCCAGACGGTGTATCGCTACTTCCCCAACGCCGACGCTCTGCTCATCGCCAGTGCGATGCGTGCAGCCGACGGTTTCATCGATCACGTCGTCGAACACGTGAGGGGAGACAAAGATCCCGTCACCGCCGTCGTTGAGTGCGTCTCATTCGCAGTCGAGAAACTCGCAGGCGATCCGCAGCTGGAGAGCCTCCTCGCCATGCGACCCGAAGGCGAAGCGATAACCTCGCTCACCTCCACAACGGCGATCACACTGTGCGTGTCGTTCTTCCACCGCCTCGACGTCGACTGGCAGCTTCACGGCTTCGACGACACCGCACTGCGCGGCCTTGCCGACATGACCCTACGCACACTGCAATCCATGCTGACCGACCCTGACCCAGCGTCACGCGAAGCGGCGACGTTGCGACGCTTCGTCTCTCGATGGCTCGGCCCGGCGATTCTGCACCAGCGGATGACGTCGGTGCAGATATGA
- a CDS encoding cytochrome P450 — protein sequence MTVPTPAPNVFDAGLPTFTYSLTATPQDILGDVRTAQSCAPMAIGPLGPEILSYDLAREMLRDNRFRLPPGITLAAQGITSGPLFDKLTSSLLGLNGAPHVRLRKLVSKAFTPRATARLQDTIHEVMNGLIDQVMDAGRCDVVTDIARPYPTPIICALLGAPSQDWQLFADWTEEIFKAFNFQTDVTFDESAIMGAWGELDAYVDDMVAARRGSLTDDLLSELIRAESDGDRLTLDELRGLAAGFLMAGTDTTRNQLAASVQVLCEHPDQWAKLRDQPELAMQAVEESMRHSPAACIVPRVATEDAEFGGYTFPAGTFVLVNTLAANRDPAIYDDADRFDIARKDVPAILTFGGGAHYCLGANLARRELAEALVVLTRRLPAPRRVGPAPWKSVLGMTGPTTLPVDFSNNRLVAADA from the coding sequence ATGACCGTGCCCACGCCCGCTCCGAATGTCTTCGACGCCGGCCTGCCCACATTCACGTACAGCCTCACCGCCACTCCGCAGGACATCCTCGGGGATGTGCGGACGGCGCAATCGTGCGCGCCCATGGCGATCGGTCCGCTCGGTCCAGAGATCCTCTCCTACGATCTTGCTCGGGAAATGTTACGAGACAATAGGTTTCGTCTGCCGCCAGGCATCACGCTGGCAGCCCAGGGCATTACTTCAGGTCCGCTGTTCGACAAGCTGACGAGCAGCCTCCTCGGTCTGAACGGTGCACCCCACGTCCGCCTGCGCAAACTGGTGTCCAAGGCGTTCACTCCGCGCGCGACGGCACGCCTTCAGGACACGATTCACGAGGTGATGAACGGGCTGATCGATCAGGTGATGGACGCCGGGCGGTGCGACGTCGTGACCGATATCGCGCGCCCCTATCCCACCCCGATCATCTGCGCGCTGCTCGGCGCACCCTCCCAGGATTGGCAGCTGTTCGCGGACTGGACCGAAGAGATATTCAAAGCCTTCAATTTCCAGACCGACGTCACATTCGATGAGTCCGCGATCATGGGGGCGTGGGGTGAACTCGACGCCTACGTCGACGACATGGTGGCCGCCCGTCGAGGCAGCCTGACCGATGACCTGCTCTCCGAACTCATTCGCGCCGAGAGCGACGGCGACCGGCTCACTCTCGACGAATTACGCGGGCTGGCGGCCGGCTTCTTGATGGCGGGAACGGACACCACGCGAAACCAACTCGCCGCGTCGGTGCAGGTGCTCTGCGAGCATCCCGACCAATGGGCGAAGTTGCGCGACCAACCAGAGCTGGCGATGCAGGCGGTCGAGGAAAGCATGCGTCACTCCCCGGCGGCATGCATCGTGCCGCGGGTCGCCACCGAGGACGCCGAATTCGGCGGGTACACCTTCCCGGCGGGTACCTTCGTCCTCGTCAACACCCTTGCGGCCAATCGTGATCCGGCGATCTATGACGACGCCGACCGCTTCGACATCGCACGCAAAGACGTCCCCGCCATCCTGACCTTCGGCGGCGGCGCCCACTACTGCCTGGGGGCGAACCTCGCACGTCGCGAGCTGGCCGAAGCGCTCGTGGTCCTGACTCGACGTCTGCCTGCACCTCGTCGCGTCGGGCCGGCCCCGTGGAAATCCGTGCTCGGAATGACCGGTCCGACAACACTTCCCGTCGACTTCAGCAACAACAGGCTTGTGGCGGCCGATGCGTAG
- a CDS encoding SigB/SigF/SigG family RNA polymerase sigma factor: MFRQLKSLENGSAAFRRQREVIAAQCLPLAEHIARRYGGRGEPHDDLVQVARVGLVSAINRFDVDNGADFLSFAVPTMMGEVRRHFRDHGWAVKVPRGIKELLPQLNRARAELSQRLGRAPNASEVAEYLGIDRQIVVQATIASGNYSTMSTDMTFGSDDDGLALSETFGSVDSNLDKVLDVESVRPLLAALPERERTVLRLRFFENMTQTQIAARIGCSQMHVSRLLTKALERLRDQVSDPRLAPAC; this comes from the coding sequence ATGTTCCGTCAGCTCAAGTCCCTCGAAAACGGTTCGGCGGCGTTTCGCCGTCAACGCGAAGTGATCGCGGCACAGTGTCTTCCGCTGGCCGAACATATCGCCCGCCGGTACGGCGGACGCGGCGAGCCTCACGACGACCTCGTGCAGGTCGCCCGGGTCGGGCTCGTGAGCGCGATCAACCGATTCGACGTCGACAACGGTGCCGACTTTCTGTCCTTCGCCGTTCCGACGATGATGGGCGAGGTCCGTCGCCACTTCCGTGATCACGGGTGGGCTGTCAAGGTGCCTCGCGGCATCAAAGAACTGCTGCCACAGCTGAACAGGGCCCGCGCAGAGCTCTCGCAACGGCTGGGCCGCGCGCCGAACGCCTCCGAGGTCGCCGAATACCTCGGAATCGACCGACAGATCGTCGTCCAGGCAACGATCGCCAGCGGCAATTATTCGACGATGTCGACCGACATGACGTTCGGGTCCGACGACGACGGTCTCGCCCTCAGCGAGACGTTCGGCTCCGTCGACTCCAACCTGGACAAAGTGCTCGATGTCGAGAGCGTGCGTCCACTGCTGGCGGCGTTGCCGGAGCGCGAACGAACAGTGCTGCGGCTGCGCTTCTTTGAGAACATGACGCAGACGCAGATCGCCGCGCGCATCGGGTGCTCGCAGATGCATGTCTCCCGGCTGCTGACGAAAGCGCTGGAACGGCTGCGGGATCAGGTCAGCGATCCGCGCCTGGCGCCGGCCTGCTGA
- a CDS encoding helix-turn-helix domain-containing protein translates to MTSSRSAAAAGRRRAAAASAARKPTKSDKARNAGKPGATVKNSDDVGALEVAVTERVSGPTEQIMLLVGARIRAIRLRQQLTLRDVAERTGVSVSMLSMLERGVSTASVGTLVAVASALGVHMYDLFALKDCADESPVTKLSEQTVVRLGEGVTRRVAHTDAVAGLELAVNEYDLGGVSGPSSTHHDGREFGVLISGQLTIELDGQSHVLEPGDVIAYTSELPHRIENTGTGPAVAVWVNLDES, encoded by the coding sequence ATGACGTCATCTCGGTCCGCTGCAGCGGCTGGACGGCGCAGAGCCGCGGCCGCCTCGGCGGCGAGGAAGCCTACGAAGTCGGACAAGGCCCGAAACGCGGGCAAACCGGGCGCAACCGTCAAGAACAGCGACGATGTCGGCGCACTCGAAGTCGCCGTGACCGAACGGGTTTCCGGCCCCACCGAGCAGATCATGCTGCTTGTGGGAGCGCGGATCCGGGCGATACGGTTGCGCCAGCAGCTGACCCTGCGCGATGTGGCGGAACGAACCGGCGTCAGCGTATCGATGTTGAGCATGCTGGAGCGGGGGGTGTCCACCGCCTCGGTCGGCACGCTGGTGGCGGTGGCATCGGCCCTCGGCGTCCACATGTACGACCTCTTCGCGCTCAAGGACTGCGCCGACGAGTCCCCGGTGACAAAGTTGAGCGAGCAAACCGTTGTCCGCCTGGGGGAGGGCGTCACGCGTAGGGTCGCGCACACCGATGCCGTTGCCGGGCTGGAACTCGCGGTCAACGAGTACGACCTGGGCGGGGTGAGTGGGCCTTCGTCCACTCACCACGACGGCCGCGAATTCGGTGTGCTCATCTCGGGACAGCTGACAATCGAGCTCGATGGCCAGAGCCACGTGCTGGAACCGGGCGATGTGATCGCGTACACGTCCGAGCTGCCGCACCGCATCGAGAACACCGGTACGGGGCCCGCGGTCGCCGTGTGGGTCAACCTCGACGAGAGCTGA
- a CDS encoding YihY/virulence factor BrkB family protein produces the protein MVEWLDRVQQRSRLASFVIAVIYKYVDDQGNYLAALITYYAFVSLFPLLFLLTTALGVLLWNKPEWRADIVDSAISQFPLIGDQLSRPETLSGGSTAVVIGIAGALYGGLGVGQALQNAMDSVWSVPRFVRRDPIKSRIHSLLLLVVLGSALIATTVLTGLGRNWAGLGFVGTAGVVIGSLALNTAVCVVAFRVTTVRSLTFAQVMPGAVLAAVLWQMLQWFGASYVARVVASASVTNSVFAIVLGLLAFLYLVSTSLMICAEINVVRVDHLYPRALLTPFTDNVDLTDADRKAYAGQAEAQRAKSFQQVDVTFDQPGPEVDPDTEVPNNPEGEKIP, from the coding sequence ATGGTGGAGTGGCTGGATCGCGTCCAACAGCGGAGCCGGCTCGCCAGCTTCGTCATCGCCGTCATCTACAAGTACGTCGATGACCAGGGCAACTACCTCGCCGCCCTGATCACCTACTACGCGTTCGTCTCGCTGTTTCCGTTGCTGTTTCTCCTGACCACCGCGCTGGGTGTTCTGCTGTGGAACAAACCGGAGTGGCGTGCCGATATCGTCGACTCCGCGATCAGCCAGTTCCCGCTCATCGGTGACCAACTGAGCAGGCCGGAAACCCTCAGCGGCGGCAGCACCGCGGTCGTCATCGGAATCGCCGGCGCTCTGTACGGCGGACTCGGAGTGGGCCAGGCGCTGCAGAACGCCATGGACTCCGTCTGGTCGGTGCCACGGTTCGTCCGGCGCGATCCGATCAAATCACGCATCCACAGCCTGCTGCTGCTGGTCGTGTTGGGGTCGGCCCTGATCGCGACGACTGTGTTGACGGGTCTGGGTAGGAACTGGGCCGGGCTCGGGTTCGTCGGTACCGCCGGCGTCGTGATCGGCTCCCTCGCGCTCAACACCGCGGTGTGCGTCGTCGCGTTCCGCGTCACGACGGTGCGATCGCTGACATTCGCTCAGGTGATGCCGGGGGCAGTGCTGGCCGCGGTGCTGTGGCAGATGCTGCAATGGTTCGGTGCGTCCTACGTAGCCCGCGTGGTCGCCTCGGCCAGCGTCACCAACAGTGTCTTTGCCATCGTGCTGGGTCTGCTGGCGTTCCTCTACCTGGTGTCCACCTCGCTGATGATCTGCGCGGAGATCAACGTGGTGCGCGTGGACCACCTCTACCCCCGTGCACTCCTGACTCCGTTCACCGACAACGTCGACCTCACCGATGCAGACCGCAAAGCTTATGCCGGTCAGGCAGAAGCGCAGCGTGCCAAGAGTTTCCAGCAGGTCGACGTCACGTTCGACCAGCCCGGTCCCGAGGTCGATCCGGACACCGAAGTGCCCAATAACCCTGAAGGAGAGAAAATTCCGTGA
- a CDS encoding LysR family transcriptional regulator has protein sequence MEVRQLRFFLAVVDHGGFSKAAEELMIAQPSLSQAIAGFERELGMPLFHRVTRGVVLSDAGRALVGPARVVLRDIAEATEAMHELKHLRGGRIDLITMPSPGMEPLTTILTTFARSHPSVTINSEAGFTPEEVIRTVRSGACEIGILGAAEPIRAADLAVVPLESQALVLISGPDDDSDGNGSFSATVTRHELSGCRLIVSQRGSLMRALVDDVLAEGVAVTIAAEVAHRTSILPMVLNGFGRAVMPSSWTGTARRSGARVQRIVPESYLHVSAVSRRSHLTPAAAALMDVARAYGREAAGTPAAES, from the coding sequence GTGGAGGTGCGGCAGCTCCGGTTCTTTCTCGCGGTGGTCGATCACGGCGGCTTCAGTAAGGCGGCCGAGGAGTTGATGATCGCTCAACCGTCCCTGTCGCAGGCGATCGCAGGCTTCGAGCGCGAGCTCGGTATGCCGCTGTTCCATCGAGTCACCCGCGGCGTGGTGCTCAGCGACGCGGGGCGAGCGCTGGTCGGTCCGGCACGTGTGGTGCTGCGCGACATCGCCGAGGCCACCGAGGCAATGCACGAACTCAAGCATCTGCGCGGCGGTCGAATCGACCTCATCACGATGCCTTCTCCAGGTATGGAACCGCTGACCACGATCCTGACCACCTTTGCCCGCAGTCACCCGAGCGTGACGATCAACTCCGAGGCAGGTTTCACCCCCGAGGAAGTGATCCGCACCGTGCGCTCGGGTGCCTGCGAGATCGGGATCCTGGGCGCGGCCGAACCGATCCGCGCCGCGGATCTGGCCGTCGTACCGTTGGAAAGCCAAGCACTGGTGCTGATTTCCGGACCCGATGACGACTCCGACGGCAACGGGTCTTTTTCTGCCACGGTGACGCGGCATGAGCTGAGCGGCTGCCGGTTGATCGTCTCCCAGCGCGGCTCGCTGATGCGCGCACTGGTCGACGATGTGCTGGCCGAGGGCGTTGCGGTGACGATCGCCGCAGAGGTGGCCCACCGCACCTCCATTTTGCCGATGGTGCTCAACGGATTCGGCCGCGCGGTGATGCCGTCGTCGTGGACCGGGACCGCCCGCCGTTCCGGGGCCCGGGTACAGCGCATAGTCCCGGAGTCTTATCTGCATGTGTCCGCGGTGAGCAGACGAAGCCACCTGACGCCGGCGGCCGCAGCCTTGATGGACGTCGCGAGGGCATACGGCAGAGAGGCCGCAGGGACACCCGCGGCCGAGAGCTGA
- a CDS encoding tartrate dehydrogenase has protein sequence MTARAFTIAAIPADGVGKEVVAAGRRVLDRLAEQSDGRFVFEWTEFPWGCEYYRETGRMMPADGLDTLRSFDAIYFGAVGWKNVPDHISLWGLRLAITQGFDQWANIRPVNFLPGVTSPLRKADDTELNWIVVRENSEGEYAGLGGRNLGSRGPGNEVALQTSLFTEKGCERIMRFAFDLARTRTVKKVSSVTKSNAQQFGMVLWDEVFTRVAADYPDIETESVLVDAMSAKFVLHPEQLSVVVASNLNADILSDLGSALAGSLGLASSANLNPERRFPSMFEPVHGSAPDIAGEGVCNPIGAIASAALMLDHLGLAEEARRLDAAIEATTAGGVLPRDLGGSASTDDVTDAIIAQLTQALLDA, from the coding sequence ATGACCGCTCGGGCGTTCACGATCGCCGCCATACCTGCCGATGGCGTCGGCAAAGAAGTCGTGGCCGCAGGCCGCCGGGTACTCGACCGTCTTGCCGAGCAGTCGGACGGTCGCTTCGTCTTCGAGTGGACCGAGTTTCCGTGGGGGTGCGAGTACTACCGGGAGACGGGCCGGATGATGCCCGCCGACGGGCTCGACACGCTGCGGTCCTTCGACGCGATCTACTTCGGGGCGGTGGGGTGGAAGAACGTTCCCGATCACATCAGCCTGTGGGGCCTGCGGCTGGCGATCACGCAGGGCTTCGACCAGTGGGCCAACATCCGGCCCGTCAACTTCCTGCCCGGCGTCACCTCCCCGCTCCGCAAAGCCGACGACACCGAACTCAATTGGATTGTGGTGCGGGAGAACAGCGAAGGCGAGTATGCCGGCTTGGGTGGGCGCAACCTCGGCAGCCGCGGGCCGGGCAACGAGGTGGCTCTTCAGACGTCATTGTTCACCGAGAAGGGCTGCGAACGCATCATGCGGTTCGCCTTCGACCTTGCGCGCACCCGCACGGTGAAGAAGGTCTCCAGCGTGACCAAGTCCAACGCCCAGCAGTTCGGCATGGTGCTCTGGGATGAGGTGTTCACCCGAGTCGCCGCGGACTACCCGGACATCGAGACCGAAAGCGTGCTCGTCGACGCGATGAGCGCGAAGTTCGTCCTGCACCCCGAGCAGCTCTCGGTGGTGGTGGCCTCGAACCTGAACGCCGACATCCTGTCCGATCTCGGGTCGGCGCTGGCCGGCAGTCTCGGTCTTGCCTCCAGCGCCAACCTGAACCCGGAGCGGCGCTTTCCGAGCATGTTCGAGCCGGTGCACGGTTCGGCTCCCGACATCGCCGGCGAGGGCGTCTGCAACCCGATCGGCGCCATCGCCAGCGCGGCGCTGATGCTCGACCATCTCGGACTTGCCGAGGAGGCCCGTCGCCTCGATGCCGCGATCGAGGCGACCACCGCCGGTGGGGTGCTCCCCCGCGACCTCGGGGGCAGCGCATCGACCGACGACGTCACCGACGCGATCATCGCCCAACTGACGCAAGCCCTGCTCGACGCGTGA
- a CDS encoding S53 family peptidase — MTTVTGRSLAVLLLVGAVLVGIGLSVHEHRPDDRVIDGPYASLLDASTDLGPAQEQKIEVTASLTGQSRPTALMDWAQDQSLSVRWRPGDDWVIVEGSPDAVGQAFDVSVRDYRGRMGQLFYASPHQPTVPEHLRAEVAEMGRILSYIPHHMSMPDHIPLDVPDRGLAPDALLRTYNADDLARAGFTGRGATIVIFAFDGFRQSDLDAFAGMFGLPQFTPEVVGGSPGEPRGELSMDLQVAHAIAPDARKVVVNARPTVEGGGGYRKIGEMLEDTDRRFPGAVWSFSIGWGCDKLITAADLAPVRSALRAAQSRGTTAYNASGDLAGMECRGGQDWSSPPSEQDIGLDSIASLPEMTSVGGTTLSTAADGTWVSEQTWFDVPLSQGTGGGVSALFDMPPWQRTAAAAVDPDRHNGRRMTPDVAAVADPFTGVKFVLNDQVVVGGGTSQSAPIWAGLTAVMNQFLLENGGTLIGDINPLLYRIAEGAPRPSYRDVTLGGNAVDNAGPGYDLVTGLGTPDIDNLVRNIELAQKVQA; from the coding sequence ATGACAACGGTGACTGGTCGCTCGCTCGCCGTCTTGCTTCTTGTCGGCGCGGTGCTCGTGGGCATTGGTCTGTCCGTCCACGAGCACCGTCCCGACGACAGGGTCATCGACGGCCCTTACGCCTCCCTGCTGGATGCGTCCACCGACCTCGGCCCGGCGCAAGAGCAGAAGATCGAGGTCACCGCCAGTCTCACCGGCCAGTCACGGCCCACAGCATTGATGGATTGGGCCCAGGACCAGTCGCTGTCGGTCCGGTGGCGACCGGGTGACGACTGGGTGATCGTGGAGGGATCCCCGGACGCCGTCGGGCAGGCGTTCGACGTGTCTGTGCGTGACTACCGGGGACGGATGGGTCAGCTCTTCTACGCCTCACCGCATCAGCCCACGGTCCCCGAGCACCTGCGGGCCGAGGTGGCCGAGATGGGCCGGATCCTCAGCTACATCCCGCATCACATGTCGATGCCCGACCACATACCCCTCGACGTTCCCGACCGCGGCTTGGCCCCCGACGCGCTGCTGCGCACCTACAACGCCGACGATCTGGCCAGGGCCGGATTCACCGGCCGAGGCGCCACCATCGTCATCTTTGCTTTCGACGGCTTTCGACAGTCCGACCTGGACGCGTTCGCCGGCATGTTCGGCCTGCCGCAGTTCACCCCCGAGGTCGTCGGCGGATCACCCGGCGAACCGCGCGGCGAGCTGTCGATGGATCTTCAAGTGGCACATGCCATTGCCCCCGACGCGCGCAAGGTGGTGGTGAACGCCCGCCCGACTGTGGAAGGTGGCGGCGGATACCGCAAGATCGGCGAGATGCTCGAAGACACCGACCGCCGGTTCCCCGGCGCGGTGTGGAGCTTCTCGATCGGCTGGGGCTGCGACAAACTCATCACTGCCGCCGATCTGGCTCCGGTCCGGTCCGCGCTGCGCGCCGCGCAGTCCCGCGGCACCACCGCCTACAACGCCAGCGGCGACCTGGCCGGGATGGAGTGCCGGGGCGGACAGGACTGGTCCTCGCCCCCGAGCGAACAGGACATCGGCCTCGACTCGATCGCGTCGCTGCCCGAAATGACCAGCGTCGGTGGCACCACCCTGTCCACCGCCGCCGACGGGACGTGGGTGTCCGAACAGACCTGGTTCGACGTCCCGCTGTCCCAGGGCACCGGCGGCGGCGTGTCGGCACTCTTCGACATGCCACCCTGGCAACGCACCGCCGCCGCGGCTGTCGACCCCGACCGCCACAACGGCAGGCGCATGACGCCGGACGTCGCCGCAGTGGCCGATCCGTTCACCGGGGTGAAGTTCGTGCTCAATGATCAGGTTGTGGTCGGTGGCGGCACCTCACAGTCGGCGCCGATCTGGGCCGGCCTGACCGCGGTGATGAACCAGTTCCTGCTGGAGAACGGCGGAACTCTCATCGGCGACATCAACCCGCTGCTGTATCGCATCGCCGAGGGTGCACCCCGCCCGTCGTACCGCGATGTCACGTTGGGCGGCAACGCCGTCGACAACGCCGGCCCCGGTTACGACCTGGTCACCGGGCTCGGCACCCCGGATATCGACAATCTGGTGCGCAATATCGAACTCGCCCAGAAGGTGCAGGCCTGA
- a CDS encoding DUF2339 domain-containing protein: MSAPTGMTECPVCQTDVPAGEYCGLCGVPLAEHHTGDGPHWLRARAFSAAPGQRLLSPALTSSLFPHLTPRSRKVFLMGLGLLAVALVAATFLRMPAALIAVASLGLPLLFALYLRESGVSHDIPRSILALTTTLGIILGVGWVLLTGAAVARAYGVPLGAGIAGGRILRDGIGVPVGSMLLMLAPAVVARLAWRGKRESLDGYAIGALSALTFTAAATLTRLAPQFTTGMINRVRPMDGLLVEAGIRGIAMPLTAAAVGGLIGTALWFTRPPTKVNTHRSFVRGILILIAVVVVAVYAGLGLVDVARLPQIVQLALHLVLTGFALFALRVGLHLALLHEAQDEVRIAEPILCIECNHVVPDAPFCARCGAAMRACSRQSRRDRRGERPVRLAEEPAPGEIVVGLLPGYSTQSGTFETATKPPTTSFRTVALALVIAVVVLAGGLVGLSGLVSTPAPKYVCPPDCGSPPMNRAVEINPRFTSADGAFSVSYPAEGSAYKVSQQADGVTAVLQAGDGGTMQLFSRPAGGRTAEQIAVDLVNETFPDTKTSYEIPNTMVGYQPGYGLAVDLWPQGAMSSSTRVRIIVMVAVKNDLALIAGAVGPYRAFGPDFGSGKPSAASLQLALDMGKYVNSFSWRGDPPR; this comes from the coding sequence ATGAGCGCTCCCACCGGCATGACCGAATGCCCGGTGTGCCAGACCGACGTTCCCGCAGGCGAATACTGCGGACTCTGTGGTGTGCCGCTGGCTGAACACCACACGGGCGACGGCCCACATTGGCTGCGCGCGCGTGCCTTCAGCGCCGCACCCGGGCAGCGACTGCTCTCGCCTGCATTGACCAGTTCGCTCTTCCCGCACCTGACGCCGCGGTCGCGCAAGGTGTTTCTGATGGGCTTGGGGCTGCTCGCGGTGGCCCTGGTCGCGGCCACGTTTCTGCGCATGCCGGCAGCGCTCATCGCGGTCGCCTCTCTGGGTCTTCCGCTGCTGTTCGCCTTATACCTTCGGGAATCCGGCGTCTCGCATGACATCCCGCGCAGCATCCTGGCGCTGACCACGACGCTCGGCATCATCCTCGGCGTCGGCTGGGTGCTGCTGACCGGAGCCGCGGTGGCCCGCGCCTATGGCGTGCCGCTCGGCGCGGGTATCGCCGGCGGACGGATTCTGCGCGACGGCATCGGCGTGCCGGTCGGCAGCATGCTGCTCATGTTGGCGCCGGCGGTGGTGGCCCGGCTCGCGTGGCGGGGCAAGCGGGAGTCCTTGGACGGCTATGCCATCGGCGCGTTGAGTGCTCTGACGTTCACCGCAGCGGCCACGCTCACCCGGTTGGCACCCCAGTTCACCACCGGGATGATCAATCGCGTCCGTCCGATGGACGGGCTGCTCGTCGAGGCCGGCATCCGCGGAATCGCCATGCCGCTGACCGCCGCTGCCGTCGGTGGACTGATCGGCACCGCGCTCTGGTTCACCCGACCGCCCACCAAGGTCAACACCCATCGCAGCTTCGTCCGGGGAATCCTCATCCTCATCGCGGTCGTGGTGGTCGCCGTCTATGCCGGACTGGGCCTGGTCGACGTCGCTCGGCTCCCCCAGATAGTGCAGCTGGCATTACATCTGGTGTTGACCGGGTTTGCGCTGTTCGCGTTGCGGGTCGGCCTTCACCTGGCCCTGCTCCACGAAGCCCAGGACGAGGTCCGCATCGCCGAGCCCATTCTGTGCATCGAGTGCAATCACGTGGTGCCCGATGCGCCGTTCTGCGCCAGGTGTGGCGCCGCCATGCGGGCGTGTTCGCGCCAGTCACGCCGGGACCGGCGCGGCGAGCGCCCTGTCCGGCTTGCCGAGGAACCGGCCCCGGGTGAGATCGTCGTCGGCCTGCTGCCCGGCTACTCGACCCAGTCAGGCACATTCGAGACGGCGACGAAGCCGCCGACCACGTCGTTCCGCACGGTGGCGTTGGCGCTCGTCATCGCTGTCGTCGTTCTTGCCGGCGGCCTGGTCGGCCTCTCCGGGCTGGTCTCCACGCCCGCGCCCAAGTACGTCTGCCCGCCGGATTGCGGCAGCCCACCGATGAACCGGGCGGTGGAGATCAATCCCCGGTTCACCTCGGCCGACGGGGCGTTCTCGGTGTCCTATCCAGCCGAGGGATCGGCCTACAAGGTCTCCCAGCAGGCCGACGGGGTCACCGCGGTGCTACAGGCTGGCGACGGCGGCACCATGCAGTTGTTCAGCCGCCCCGCGGGCGGGCGAACGGCGGAGCAGATTGCCGTCGACCTGGTGAACGAGACGTTCCCGGACACCAAGACCTCCTACGAAATCCCGAACACCATGGTCGGCTACCAGCCGGGATACGGCTTGGCCGTGGACCTCTGGCCGCAGGGCGCGATGAGCAGTTCCACCCGGGTACGCATCATCGTGATGGTCGCCGTCAAGAACGACCTGGCCCTGATCGCGGGTGCGGTGGGTCCGTATCGCGCCTTCGGGCCGGACTTCGGCTCCGGCAAGCCGTCGGCCGCAAGCCTTCAACTGGCGCTCGATATGGGCAAGTACGTCAACAGCTTCAGCTGGCGCGGCGACCCACCGCGTTAG